Below is a genomic region from Pseudomonas svalbardensis.
TTGCAGCCCATCTGAAAGCGCACGGCGCCGTCGCCCAGTTCCTGCAACAGCAGGCGGAATAGCTCGGTACGCCGGAACATCATTGCCGGTGCGGGGATCCCCAGCCCGCTCGGTCGCACCGGCTGGCTGTGGATCAACTGGCCTTCGCGTGAGTAGGTGTCGAGGAACTCGATCGCCTTGCCGTGCTCCAGGAACTCGCGGCTATTGAACAAAAAGCGCAGTACTTGCACGCCTTGGGGCCAGACGTAGATCCCGGTACCTGAGTCCCGAGGACCCAGGCTGCGTTCATACACCGTACAGGACAGCCCGAAGCGTTTGAGCATCAGCGCACAGGCGAGGCCATTGAGGCCTGCGCCAATGATCGCGATTTTCATGCAGCGACTCCTCGTACCCTCTGCGGGTTGACGGTGGCTTGCATCTTGTAGCGACGCTGCAACAGGCAGAGGCTGGTCAGCTCCATTAGCATCGGATCAAGCAGGCCTTGTTCCCTCGGCGTCAGGCCTGGCAGACGATCGAGCAGATGACGGACTTTTGCCGCATCGAAGAACGGCAGGTTGTCCAGCTCGCTGCCGTGCAGCACGTCCTGCACCAGTTGATACAGACGACCTTGCTGCTGCAGCGTGGCCGGTGGTGCACGGAAGTAATGCTTCTTGCGCTCATACAAGGCTTGCGGCAGGTAAGGGCGCATGGCTTCGCGGAAGATGAACTTCTCGGTCGAGCCACGGACTTTCATCCAGACCGGCATCTTGCAGGCCAGCTCGACCACGTGGTGATCGAGCAGCGGTACGCGACCTTCGATGCTGTTGGCCATTTCCATGCGATCGCCCAGGGTGGTCAGCACGAAGTTTGGCAGGTACGACTTGGCCCACAGGTACATCGATTTGTGCACCGGGTCGCGACCTTCGAGCTGGTTGTGATCGAGGCGGTCGAAGAACTGGCGATACGGGTCGATCCCGCTGAAGTGATCACGGAAGTCACTGCTGTACAGGCTTTCCAGCGCCTTGAACCAGCCGGCCTGGTTGTCCAGCCAGGACACACCGTGGTTGAGCTGATTGATCATCCAGTGAATGTCATCCGGCATCTCGGAACGGGTGTAGCCCTGTTCGCTTTCCTGGATGCGCTGGCGCAGCTTGCTGATGACCTGCGGGTCCTGGCGTTCGACGTTGTACAGCAGCATGTCACGACGGAAGTGCGGGTAACCGGCGAACACTTCATCGGCGCCCTCTCCGGTGAGCACGACTTTCATGCCGGCCTTGCGCACTTCCTGGCTGAGGATGTATTTGGCTACGCCGTGGGCGTTGAAGAAGGGTGTTTCGTTGTGCCACAGCGCCTGTTCGAAATTGTCTGCCAGGTCATCCTGGGTAATTTCGATAGTGTGAAAGCGTGCGCCGTTGTGCTCGGCGGCCAGGCGGGCGAAACGGTTTTCGTCGTAGTCTTCCATGTCGGTGAACGACAGGTTGAACGCATCCAGGGGTTTGCCTGTCAGCTGCGTGGCGAGCCCGAGCATCGCCGAGGAGTCGATGCCGCCGCTCAGGTAGACACCGATTGGCACGTCGGCACGCAGGCGCAGGCGAACCGACTCTTCGACGGCCGAGCGAATCGCTTCGATCATGCCCTGCTCGTCGGTAGGGTCTGGCGCATCCTTGCGGGCGAACTCCATGTCCCAGTAACGGCCGCTCTGCATGCCGCCGTTATCCACCATCACCCAGCAACCGGGTTTGACGCTGCGCACGCCCTTGAACAGGGTATGGTCGCGCAGGTAGAACGCGCGGCTGGCGTAAGCATCTTCATCCCACTCGCAAGGCACGCCGGCCGCGAGGATGGCTTTGACTTCCGAGGCGAAATACCAAGTGCCTTCGTGTTGGGTGTAGAACAGCGGCTTGATGCCCAGACGATCACGCACCGCCAGTATCAGGCGACGTTGGCGGTCGAACAGCACGAACGCGAACTCGCCGCGCAGGCGCTTCAAGCCGGCCATGCCGTAGCGACGGTACAGGTGCAAGGCGATTTCGCTGTCGGACTCGGTCTTGAAAACGCAGCCTTCGGCTTCCAGCTCCAGGCGAATACGCTCATGGTCATAGAGTTCGCCGTTGACTACGATCACGAGGTCGCCTTCGTCGGCAACGATAGGTTGTGCGCCATTGTCCAGACCGATGATGCTCAAGCGCGTATGGCCCAGGGCCGCACGACCCGCCGGATCGTGCCAGACACTGCTTTCGTCCGGACCGCGATGGTTGATGCTCTGAAGGGCGTCGGCCATGGCCTGTTCGGACATGGCTCTTGGAGCGGTTTGATACATACCGATAAAACCACACATAAAAATTTTTCCTTGAGAAAATCAATAATGTTGGCGACGTTTCACTGCGTCAGCTCCGTGCCCGTGGACCGAGTGTTCACGCAGGTCCGGGCGATGTTTCAGAGGGCCCAATCAGGTTTGCGATTGTTGAAGAACGCATTCAGGCCGGCCTGTCCTTCGGGGGAGGTGCGCACCTTGGCGATCAGGCGAAGGTTGTCGGGCTGCTCCTCAAGCAGACCGTCGTGCTTGCCCAGTCGGCGCAGCATGGTTTTTATTTCGCGGCAGGCTTGCGGCCCGCCTTTGTGGATATGTCCAAGCCACTGATCGCGACTGCTGTGGAGTGCCGAGGTCGCGGTCTGTCGATGCACCAGGCCGAGGTGCACGGCGCTGGCGGTATCGAAAATCTCGGCCGACAGCATGTAGTGCCGGGCCTGGCGCATACCGATGGCGCGTACCACATAGGGACTGATCAATGCGGGGACCAACCCCAGGCGGGCCTCGCTGAACGAGAACCGCGCATCGCTGCTGGCGAGCACATAGTCGGCGCAGCTGATCAAGCCCAGGGCGCCGCCGAACACCGAGCCCTTGGCCAGGGCGAGCACCGGAACCGGGAACTCGTCGAGCCTCTGTAGCACGATGGCCAGGCGTTCAGCATCGTCCAGGTTCTGCGCGTGACAGAACTCCAGGCTGCGGCGCATCCAGTGCAGGTCTGCGCCGGTGCAAAAGTGCGGTCCCTCCCCATCGAGCACCAGGGCCCGAAGGTCATCCTGGCTGGCCAGCAGCTCGAGATGCTCGGCCAGTTGCAGCAACATTGCTTCGTTCAGCGCGTTGCCTGCATGGGGCCTGTTCAGTGTCAGACAGGCGACGTCTGGATTGATCCAGCTCAGCAGAACCTCACTCATTACGCGACTCTCAAGGCTTGCTGAGTGTTTTCTTCATACAGCCGGCGATAGCCTTCGGTACCGGCGAAGCGATAGCTGGCGCTGCTGATGCGTGGCGTTTGATAGGTTTCGGCATCGCTTTGTTTGTCGCCATAGAACCAGTCGGTGTACTGCGCGTGTTTCAGCTGTGTGCGGCGCTTGAGCATGTTGGCGTGGAAGTGCTTGCGCGAATGGTTTGCGTAGCCCTTGACCACCGTGCCGGAGAAGAACTCGCCGACGCTGCCGGAGCCATAGCTGAACAGGCCGATGTTTTTGCCAGAGAGGTCTTGCGCGTTGTTTTCCAGCAGTGACAACAGTGCGATGTAGAGCGAGGCGGTGTAGCAGTTGCCGATGGCTTTACCGTAGATCTGGCTGTCAGCGTAGCTGCTTTCGCCGAGCGCGGCGGCTGCGGCTGGCTCCAGGGTTTCGAACACCGAAAAGGCTTTCTTGGCCATTTTGGTGAACGGTTGATGGAAGCACAGGTAACTCAAATCGGTGAGCGCCAGGCCACCGTCGTTGCGGTAGTTCTGCCAGGAATGCTTGAGCGATTCCATGTAAATATCGATCGACAGCTTGCCGTCGACAAACGCGGTGGAGGCGAAGTTCGGACGCCAGAAATCCATGACGTCCAGGCTGTATTTACCCTCATGCGGGTGAATTTCCAGAATGCGTGGGTCTTTGGCGATGATCATTGCGATAGCCCCGGCACCTTGGGTGCATTCGCCTTCCGAGTCCTGTTTGTAGCGGGCGATGTCCGAGGCAATCAGCAGGATTTTTTCGTTTGGACGCTGGCGCACCAGTGCACAGGCCATCTGCAGGCCGGCGGTCGCGCCGTAGCATGCCTGTTTGAACTCGATGACTCGGCAATCGGCTTTGAGCCCCAGCATCCGGTGCACGAAAAGCCCGGCGGACTTGGACTGGTCGATACCACTCTCGGTTGCGAGGATGACGGTCGAAATGGACGCTCTCAGATCGTCGGTCAACAGCGGTTGGGTGGCGTTTGCGGCCATGCTGACGATGTCTTCGTCAGGCGCTGGAACCGCCATGAATTCCTGACCAATACCCACCAGGTATTTGTTGGGATCAATGTTATGCCGCACGGCAAGTTCGTGGAGCGGGAAGAAGTGCTCCGGTACATACAACCCAATGTCATCGATGCCGATCTTCATGTTTAATTCCATGATCTTTTATTCCATAGGTGAGGTGTTGGTGTTCTGCAATGCGGCGTCGCTTTAGTAAGCAATCAAATGACGACCAATTATTGCCGTAACCCTCTCAAGTTGGAAAAGTGAAATATTCAGATTGGATCCAGTACCTCCCTTCATGTTTTTCATTACGCCTATGCATGTGAATGTTTTTTAGGCAGCCCTCAGTCATCATGCGCAGTGTCGGCGCAGGCATTATTCATTAAAAAAATCGGTGATTCTGCTGCACACGGCGATGTGGCTGTTTTATGAACAACGGCAGAGGCTGGATGTGACAGAAAAGTTACAAGGGTTATGCTTAAGGTATTTGTCGATTTATCCTTCGGAAAAACAAGGTTTTTGGCTCTGACAATGGCCTTGTGGAGGAGGACGCTAAAGAAGGGAGTCAATCAAGAGTTGGAGAATCTTAAATAACAAGGCAATAGACTACGCACCCACTGGAATGACCAGTCAGTGGCAGGGAAGTTGAGAGGGGCTGTGCTTTTTTAATTAGCCTGTGGCGCTTGTTTGTTTTTCTAAAATAGACTCCTGGCGTGTCGCGCGATAGCGGTATTTGGAACGCGAGTACTATTGTTCGCGCTGGGTAACATTGATAAAGGTAAAGAGCGGGTCTGGAAAAGTGAATTAAGTTGAGTCAAACCAATCATTGTTTTCATGTGTTCTAAAATGACACGGATCGACAGTGAGCACGCACGAGTCGAGCGCGTCGATTGAGTAGGGTGAGAGGTTTTTTTGTGGTAAAACGCCACGTCGCAGTAGCTTTGATTTTTACCTGATACGGACAAGGAGGTTCGAATGTTTTCCAAGATCAGTCTCGACCAGTGGCAGGCTTTTGTTTCTACGGTTGAGTGTGGCGGTTTCCAGCAGGCTGGCGAGCACATGTTCAAGTCGCAGTCGGCCATCAGCCATTCGGTCAATCGCATGGAAGCCCTGCTGGGTCAGGAACTGTTTCTGATCGAGGGACGCAAGGCGGTATTGACGCCTCTGGGCCAAGCCCTGCTGCCTCAGGCCAAGCACTTGCTGGGCTCGGCGCAAAAACTTGAGCGACTGGCCAATCAGTACCAGCCGGGGCTGTTTACCGAACACGCGCTGGCGGTCGACATGCTGTTTCCCGCCGATTTGCTGGAGCAGGCGCTGTTCCGGTTTTCCTCCGTTTTGCAAGGGCACCGTATCCGGTTGTACGAAACGGCGTTGTCCGGCGCACGCGAACTGCTGGAAGACGGCAAGGTCGAGCTAGGCATCGCCAGCAGTCTGCCGGCGGGCTATATGCAGGAATTCTTGCTCAACGTCTCGCTGCTGTGCGTCGTGGCGTCCGATCACGCACTGGCCCATTTCAACGGCGAGCTGAGCCTTACCGACATGAAAGACTACCGGCAAATCGTGATTCGCGATTCGGGCATGCGCATCTCGCAGAACAGCGGTTGGCTCGGCACGTCGCAGCGCTGGACCGTGAGCAACCTGAGCACCGCGCTGACCTTTGTCGAACGAGGCCTGGGCTTTGCCTGGCTGCCGGAGCACATGGTCAGCGAGAAGCTGGCGAGTGGTCAGTTGCGCACGGTGCCTTTGTGTCATCAGCGTGAACGCGAAGTGCCGATGTATATGGGCTTCCCGGAAGAGTACAAGCTCAACCCGGAAGTCCGGCTGATGACCGACATCATTCGTGAGCTGTGCCAAGGAATCAAGAGTGACAAATCCGAGGCCCTGGCCCTGGCACTCTGAAACCGTGACCCACCTGTGGCGATCGAGCTTTCCTCAGAGTGTCTTGGCGTCTTGTTGCGCCAGGTCTGCCGGCAGGAAGTCCTTGTCGGGGTCGTAATCGGGTTTCAGGTACTGCGCCAGACTTTGCAGGTCAGCGGGGCTCAAGGTTCCGGCTGCAAGCTTCAGGCGCAGGCCGCTGAGGATGTAGCTGTAGCGAGCCAGGTTGTATTCGCGTACCGCGTTGTACAGATCACGCTGGGCGGACAGGATGTCGACGATGTTGCGGTTACCCACTTCATAGCCGACTTCCGTCGCGTGTAACGCGCCTTGGCTGGAGATGATGGTCTGGCGCAAGGCGCGCACCTGTTCGCGCTCGCTGTTGACCGAACGAAAGGCATTGCGTGAGGCCTCGACCACCTCCCGTTGCAGGCTGGTCTGGTCGTATTCGCTTTCGTCGAAACGGTGATAAGCCTCGCGAACCCGAGAGCTGGTGCGTCCACCGCTGTACAGCGGCAGCTTGAAGTTCAGCAGCACTGAGCTCTGTTTCTCATTACCGCCGCGCTGGCCGAAGGCAGGTGGGTTGTCCATCACATCGGCGTCACCCTCGGCATACCCCAATTGCAATCCCAAGGTAGGTAAGTGTTCGGCCTTTTTGCTGCGCAGGTTTTCCTGTGCCGCCTGGGTTCTCACCTGACTGGCACGCAGGCGCAGGTTTTGCGTCAGCGCCTGGTCAACCCAGGACTGGGCTTCGTTAGGCACCGGTGGCTCGACAGGGAGGGTATGGCGGATGCCGATCAAGGGTGCCTGAGGCTGGCCGGTCAGGCGATTCAGCGCCTGGTAAGCATCGTCGGTCAGGCGCTGGGCATTGATCACGCTGGCATGGGAGCGGTCGTAGCTGGCCTGCGCCGAAAGCACATCATTCTGGTCCGAGAGGCCGGCGTCGTAGCGTTGCCGGGTCTGGTTCAACTGACGCTCGAAAGCGCGCAGTTCGGCTTTGGTGGCGGCCAGGGTGTCTTCGGCCAGCAGCGTGTCGAAATAGCTCTGGGCGGTCTTGAGTACCAGCTCTTGCTGGACAGTGGAGAAGTCCAGTTGAGCCTGTTCGCTCAGGGCGTGGGCAGACTTGAGGTTGAACCAGTGTGCGGCATCGAACAGCGGCTGGTTCAAGGTCACGCGGTACAGGCTGCCGTTGCGTGTGTCGACATCATGCAGGTTGGTCCGGGTGCTGCCGTTCAGGGCTTGCAGGTCTATCTGTGGCAACAGGTCGGCCCGTGCCTGGGGCACAGCTTCGCGGCGGGCGAAGTAGTCTTCCTGAGCGGCGGCTATTTCGCTGTTGTGTTCCACGACCTGGCTGTACACCGACATCAGTGTGCTGCGTGGGGACGTTTCAACGGCGTTGGCCTGGGTGGCGAAGATCAGCAGGGTTATCAAAGACAATCTGAACATGACAGGTACTCTTTTTCGGCCAGCCTGTCCCGCAGAACCCGGTACGGGTTCTGCGGCAGGTGGCGAGATGAAAACAGTTGGGGGCGGAATCAGTTCGTCAGGGCGTTACTGACCTGGCTGAGTTCTTGATTGCGGGCCGAGTGCTGAGCGGCTCGGTGATCCTTGGCCAGGTAGGTATAAACGGTGGGCAGGATGAACAGCGTGAACAGCGTGCCCACCAGCATCCCGACCACAATCACCAGACCCAGGCTGAATCGGCTGTGGGCACCCGCACCGCTGGCCAGCAGCAGTGGGATCAGCCCCACCACCATGGCGGCGGTGGTCATCAGAATCGGCCGCAAACGGATAAGCGCCGCCTGCTCGATGGCTGTGCGCCGGTCGAGTTGCTGGCTCTGTTGCAGTTCGTTGGCGAACTCGACCATCAGGATCCCGTGCTTGCTGATCAGACCGATTAGCGTCACCAACCCGATCTGGGTATAGATATTGACGGTGGCGTAGCCCAGGTACAGCGGAATCAACGCGCCGCAGATCGACAACGGCACACTGATCAGAATCACCAACGGGTCGCGCAGGCTCTCGAATTGCGCTGCCAGTACCAGGTAGATCACCAGAATCGCGAAGGCGAAGGTGATCATCAACGCACTGCCTTCCTGAACGAACTGGCGGGCATCTGACAGCCAGTCATGGGTAAAGCCGGCAGGCAATGTCTGGGCTTGCGCGGTCAGGAATTTCACCGCATCGCCGATGCTGACACCGGGCGCCGGAACGGCTTGCAGGGTGGCCGAGTTCAGCTGGTTGAACTGGGTCAGCTTGTTCGCTTCCACCGCCATCTCGAAACTGACCAGTGTCGACAGTGGAATGTGCGCGCCGTTGGCCGCCTCGACGTATTGGCCCACCAGCAGTTCGCCGGACATGCGCTGGTTGCGCGGCACCTGCGGGATCACATCGTAGGCCCGACCATTGAGGGCGAAGCGGTTGATGTAGTTTTCGCCCACCAGCACCGCCAGTGAATCACCGATCGCCTGCATGCTGATGCCCAGATCGTTGGCCTTGGTGCGGTCGATCTTGATGTTGACCAGCGGGCTGTTGAAGTCCAGATCGCTGTCGACCACAGCGAACAGTCCGCTAGCGCGCGCCGCTTGCTTGATGCGTTCCAGTTCTTCGAACACCACGCGGTGATCCTGGGAGCTCTGAATCACCATCTGCACCGGCAGGCCACCGGTGGAACCCGGTAATGAGGGCAGTTGGAAGGCAAAGATGCTCATGCCTTCGATCTCGTTCGCTTCCTGCTGCACCTGGGCCTGAATGGTGTCGGCGCTGCGGGTGCGTTTGTCCCATTCGCTGAGGTTGGCGCCGCCGAATGCGCTACGTGGTCCGTCGTTGCCGACCACGACCCAGGTCATGTCGGTTTCCGGGTAGGTGCCCAGCAAGGTGTCGAGTTTGCGCGAGTAGGTTTCGGTGTAGTCGATGTTGGCGTACTGCGGGGCCTTGGCCACCGCCAGCACTTGTGCCTGGTCTTCGCCGGGGGCGAGTTCACGCTGGGCGTTGAGGTAGAGAAATGGCAGGCTGGCGAACACCAGCACGGCAATCACAGCGGTGATCCACGAATGGTGCAACGAGAAGTCCAGCACCCGGCCGTACTTGTCGCCCAGCCAGTGGAAGAACCGTTCCGCGCCACGGGCCATCACGCCTTCGTTGGACTTGCTGGTGAGCAGCAACGAGCTCATCAGCGGCGACAGTGTCAAGGCAACGATCCCGGAGACGATCACCGCCCCCGCGAGGGTAAAGGCGAACTCTTTGAACAGTGCGCCCGTGAGGCCGCCCATCAGGCCGATGGGTGCGTAAACCGCCGCGAGGGTGATGGTCATGGCGATCACCGGACCACTGATTTCCCGTGCTCCCACCATCGCCGCATGCAGCGGTGACTTGCCTGACTCGATATGTCGGTGGACGTTCTCCACCACCACAATGGCGTCGTCCACCACCAGCCCGATCGCCAGCACCATCGACAACAGGGTCAGCAGGTTAATGCTGAAGCCGAACAGGCTCATCATCGCCGCGGCGCCGACCAGCGACAGCGGAATCGTCACCAGTGGAATCAGTACCGTGCGCATCGAACCGAGGAACAGGAAAATCACCACGGCAACGATGACCACTGCTTCCAGCAAGGTGCGCATCACTTCGTCGATGGACGCCTTGATAAAGCGCGCGACCTCGAAAACGATGTTCATGGTCATGCCCGGCGGCAGAGTTTTCTGCACTTGAGGCATCATGTCCTCGACCCCTTTGACTATGGTCAGCGGGTTGCCGCTCGGCGTCGGGTGCAGGCCGATGAAGACGCTTTTCTCACCGTCCATGATGCCGCTGGTTTCATAGGCGGTGGCGCCCAGCTCGGCAGTGCCGATGTCACTCAGACGGATCAGCGTGTCGCCCTTGCTCTTGATCACCAGCTGTCGAAACTGCTCGACGCTGGTCAGATCGGTGTTGATGTTGATGTTGGCCGAAACGTATGCGCCCTTGGTCTGGCCGGGGGCTGCCTGGAAGTTGTTCTTGCGGATCGCCTCGGCCACGTCGCTGGCGGAAATATTACGCGCCGCCATGCGCACCGGGTCCAGCCACAGGCGCATCGCCAGGGTTTGACCGCCAAGCACTTCGGCATTGGCGACTCCGTCGATGGAGGAATACAACGGCTGGATCACCCGCGACAGGTAATCGGTAATGGCCGGCAGGCCGATATCCTTGCTGGAGAAACCGATGTAGATCACCGCTGTGCCTTCGCCGGAGGATTTGGCGATCACCGAGTCATAGGCGCCTTCGGGCAGGCGGTACTTCACCTGATTGACCGCCGCCATGATTTCCGTCAGCGCCTTGTTGGAGTCGGCGTTGAGTTTCAGGCGGATGCTGATCAGGCTCTTGCCCTGAGTCGAACTGGACGTCAGGTAATCGACCCCGTCGACCGAGGCCACCGCCTGGGAAATCGGTTGGGTGACGAACCCCTGCATCAGCGAGGAGCGGGCGCCGGGATAGTTGGTGGTGACGGTGATGGTTGCGCTTTCCAGTGCCGGATACTGGCGTATCGGCAGATTGAGCAGCGCCAGAACGCCGAGCATCACGATCAGCGCGCTGACCACCAGCGTCAGCACGGGGCGACGAATAAACAGGTCGGTGAATTTCATACCGGAACAGAGCCTTCTTCTGTTGCTCGTTGGCGAAGGGAACGCTTCATTGCTTTTGCGCCATATCCAGGAGCGGGCCATTGTTCTGGGCCATGGCATCCTCGGTGATGCGCACCGGCATGCCATTGCTCAGCTTGATCTGGCCGGAAATCACCACGCGCTCACCGGGTTTGATCGCATCAAGTACGACGATGCGATCGCGATGACGGGGGCCGACCTTGACGAACACCTGCTCGACCTTCAGTTGGCCGCCATTGTCGCGCACCACAAACACCGAGTTGCCGTAGGCGGTGTAGTTGATCGCGGTTTCCGGCACGGTCAGGGCGGTGGTCGGGTTGGGCAGTGAAATCGTGACGTCGGCGAACATCCCCGGTTTGAGCAATAGGTCAGGATTGTCCAGCGTGGCCTGGACCTGCATGGAGCGGGCGCCTGGATCGATCTGCTGTTCGAGGGTGCTGACGGTGGCCTTGAACAACCGGTCCGGGTAGGCGTCGACGCGCAAATGGACCTCTTGGCCAGGCTGCAACTGGGCCGCGGTCTGTTCCGGCATCGGGAAGTTGACGAACAGGCGCGAGAGGTCGGTCAGGGTCACTACCGGATCACCGGGGTTGAGGTACTGGCCCAGGTTGGCCCGGCGAATACCCAGGACCCCGGCGAACGGTGCGCGGATGGTCTTCTGGTTGATCACTGCCTGGACGCCGGCGATATCCCCGCGCACCTGGTCATAATTGGCCTGAGCCTGATCCAGTTGCGATTGCGTGGAGGCCAGCAGCAAGACTTTGCGGGTGCGCTCCAGGGCCAGCCGGGCGTTCTTGGCCTGGGCCTGTAGCTTGCTCATGTCACCCTGCTCGGGTTCATCATTGAGCTTGATCAGCACCTGGCCGGCGCTGACGCTTTTGCCGGAGGTGAAGTTCAGTTGCACGATCCGCCCGCCGACTTCCGGCGAGACCTGGACTTGATTCACCGCTTCGAGGGTGCCGACGCCGGAAAGCTCCACCGGGATAGGGCCGGAGATCACGCTGGCCACGGCCACCGGAGTCAGCGCGGCCACTGATGCGGCAGGCTTGTCGGCTTTGCCGCTGGCCAACAGCGGGGTGAAGGCGGCAATCCCGATAGCCACTGCCAGCGCAGTGCCGCCGCTGAGCCAATAAGTCATTTTCATCTCAGTTGTCCTCGACAATCGGTAGGTTATCGGCAGTGGCTTGCTGGATTTGTGTGAAGTTGCCGCGCAGCATGTCCAGCGACAGAGCCCCCGGTATCACCCACAGTCCTTCGACCACGAGGCTCGGCACCGAGCTGATGTTCAGGGCCTGGCCTCGGGCGAGGTCGTTTTCCAGGTCACTCAGCGCGTGCTGTTCCAGGTACTGGGCGAAGTGTTCCGCGGTGAAGCCTTGCTCCTCGGCCACTTCGAGGATGGTCTGCAGGCTGCCGATGTTGCGGCTCTCCACCAGATGGGCGTGCTGCAGGCGGTCAAACATCAGTTCGTGGGCCTTGGGCCCGGCCAGGGACTGGGCGGTCTGACAGGCTTTGGCGGCCAGCAGGCCCGAGGGGTATTCAAAATCCTGTTGGCGCATGCCTTCGATATTGATGCGCTTGACCTCTTCGGCTTTTGCGCACTGTTCCCAGTGCTGGAGGATCACTTCCTTGGCCTTGGGCATCGAACCGAAACGCTGGATCATCTGCGCGTTGTTCGATTGCAGGACGAAACTGCGATGCTGGATATCCAGATCGAACTCTTCGCTCAACGCTTTCAAACGAGGGCCCAGTACAAAGCACCAGCCACACACAACATCATGAAAATATTCAACTTTTAGAGGCGACATGGGGGATTTCCTGAAATCAATGAGATGGCAGGACTATCCCTTGGCGGGTGATGAACAAAAAAGCGACTTTTTTGAGGTATATCCACCCATGGTGTTCATCATCGGGCGGATAGCTGTCGTAGTAGACAGGCAGTCGCGAGGCACTCCGCTTACCGGGAAGGGCCAATGGCGCTGGCGTTTAAGGGCGGCGTTCCCCACAGCTTCATAAACTGTCGTCAGTCTTGGGGACCGGGAGCCGCTGATGAATCGCAATGAGCTGCGTAAGGCCGACATCAATCTGATGGTGGTGTTCGAGACGTTGATGCTCGAACGCAACGTGACGCGAGTGGCGGAGAAGCTGTTTCTCGGGCAACCGACCATCAGCTCGGCACTCAACCGTTTGCGTGCGATGTTCGAGGATCCGCTGTTTATCCGGGTCGGCCGCCGCATGGAGCCGACGACGCGGGCCTGAATTCCATAACGCCGTTGAGCCTCTTTATAACTCAACTCGCCTTTTTCGACCTGATCGACGACCGACAATTTAAAAGTCAGCGTGTAATCCCGCTGACTGCGTTTTTCGCCCGTATCCATTGCACCTTCCTGATAAGAAGTCAGAAGGTGTAAACCTTATTCGGGACGAGACAATTACCTAGAAAAAGCCCAGTAGCTGAAAAGTTACGGGGCTTTTTCGTTTCTGGGGTTTTAGTTTTTCATCTTGATAAGCTGTCAGCGCAGCGCAGACTGATTCAGAAAGTAAGATGCATCCAGGTCATTAGCTATCATGAGAACAGAGCAAATCACCGGATGACGGAGGAGTGCATGAACAGGTGGCGACGGCTTTGGGTGTTTGTGAAGCTGGTGGCAGCATTTGCGGCCTGCCTGACCGTTGCTGTTGAGGCTTTTCGCTACATGTTGGAAAGCCCCGACGCAGCGCAGCTACATCCTTTGAGCATTGTGGTTGTCGGGCTTATCTTCGGCTTCATCACCTATGGAATCCTTTCACTGATTGATAGGGTTGTACGGGGGGTTTTACCCCGTCCTGACCCAGTCGCCACCACGGCAGCACCACTTGAGGAAGATCCAGCGCTAATGCCGGAACAGCCTCTGGCCTTGTCAGCTGACGATTCAACTCAGCAGAAAAGTTAGTCAGCTGACGTCGGAACAGGTAACGCTACAGCGTAAGAAAATTAAGCCAGTTTCTAGGAAAACCTACTCAACCAAGTCACTCTATTTACCACCCCCCGTATCCATTGGCCGCCCCGCGAATCAAGGGTATTTCTCCGAAATATCCCCTGACATTGAAACCCGTTGCCTCAAAAAATCCTCATCTACTCTGGTTTCGCAGGTCACTGATCTGCCGTCATCAGCAATCGCAAGGAGCGAGCAATGTATTTTGA
It encodes:
- the asnB gene encoding asparagine synthase (glutamine-hydrolyzing), with the protein product MCGFIGMYQTAPRAMSEQAMADALQSINHRGPDESSVWHDPAGRAALGHTRLSIIGLDNGAQPIVADEGDLVIVVNGELYDHERIRLELEAEGCVFKTESDSEIALHLYRRYGMAGLKRLRGEFAFVLFDRQRRLILAVRDRLGIKPLFYTQHEGTWYFASEVKAILAAGVPCEWDEDAYASRAFYLRDHTLFKGVRSVKPGCWVMVDNGGMQSGRYWDMEFARKDAPDPTDEQGMIEAIRSAVEESVRLRLRADVPIGVYLSGGIDSSAMLGLATQLTGKPLDAFNLSFTDMEDYDENRFARLAAEHNGARFHTIEITQDDLADNFEQALWHNETPFFNAHGVAKYILSQEVRKAGMKVVLTGEGADEVFAGYPHFRRDMLLYNVERQDPQVISKLRQRIQESEQGYTRSEMPDDIHWMINQLNHGVSWLDNQAGWFKALESLYSSDFRDHFSGIDPYRQFFDRLDHNQLEGRDPVHKSMYLWAKSYLPNFVLTTLGDRMEMANSIEGRVPLLDHHVVELACKMPVWMKVRGSTEKFIFREAMRPYLPQALYERKKHYFRAPPATLQQQGRLYQLVQDVLHGSELDNLPFFDAAKVRHLLDRLPGLTPREQGLLDPMLMELTSLCLLQRRYKMQATVNPQRVRGVAA
- a CDS encoding enoyl-CoA hydratase-related protein, giving the protein MSEVLLSWINPDVACLTLNRPHAGNALNEAMLLQLAEHLELLASQDDLRALVLDGEGPHFCTGADLHWMRRSLEFCHAQNLDDAERLAIVLQRLDEFPVPVLALAKGSVFGGALGLISCADYVLASSDARFSFSEARLGLVPALISPYVVRAIGMRQARHYMLSAEIFDTASAVHLGLVHRQTATSALHSSRDQWLGHIHKGGPQACREIKTMLRRLGKHDGLLEEQPDNLRLIAKVRTSPEGQAGLNAFFNNRKPDWAL
- a CDS encoding hydroxymethylglutaryl-CoA synthase, producing MELNMKIGIDDIGLYVPEHFFPLHELAVRHNIDPNKYLVGIGQEFMAVPAPDEDIVSMAANATQPLLTDDLRASISTVILATESGIDQSKSAGLFVHRMLGLKADCRVIEFKQACYGATAGLQMACALVRQRPNEKILLIASDIARYKQDSEGECTQGAGAIAMIIAKDPRILEIHPHEGKYSLDVMDFWRPNFASTAFVDGKLSIDIYMESLKHSWQNYRNDGGLALTDLSYLCFHQPFTKMAKKAFSVFETLEPAAAAALGESSYADSQIYGKAIGNCYTASLYIALLSLLENNAQDLSGKNIGLFSYGSGSVGEFFSGTVVKGYANHSRKHFHANMLKRRTQLKHAQYTDWFYGDKQSDAETYQTPRISSASYRFAGTEGYRRLYEENTQQALRVA
- a CDS encoding LysR family transcriptional regulator; this translates as MFSKISLDQWQAFVSTVECGGFQQAGEHMFKSQSAISHSVNRMEALLGQELFLIEGRKAVLTPLGQALLPQAKHLLGSAQKLERLANQYQPGLFTEHALAVDMLFPADLLEQALFRFSSVLQGHRIRLYETALSGARELLEDGKVELGIASSLPAGYMQEFLLNVSLLCVVASDHALAHFNGELSLTDMKDYRQIVIRDSGMRISQNSGWLGTSQRWTVSNLSTALTFVERGLGFAWLPEHMVSEKLASGQLRTVPLCHQREREVPMYMGFPEEYKLNPEVRLMTDIIRELCQGIKSDKSEALALAL